A genomic segment from Polyangium mundeleinium encodes:
- a CDS encoding efflux RND transporter permease subunit, with protein MWLVVTALKRPYTFIVMSMLIVLTGVFTILRMPTDIFPEIDIPVISVIFNYGGLPPEEMEKRVVNNYERFLTTIVNDIEHVESQSLTGIAIVKVYLQPGASVEAATAQITAASQVAIRQMPPGMTPPLVIRYSASNVPIMQAALESESLSEQQLFDYGVNFIRADIATIKGVQIPWPYGGKQRQIMVDIDPARLYAWGLSPRDVNAVIGLQNVILPAGSAKMGENEYPVIMNSSPAALEELGNLPLKTVDGKTIYVRDVANIRDGNAPQQSMVHVGGQRSVLMTMLKGGNASTLDVAGRIREMLPGTMEKLPKDLRATLLFDQSLFVRAAVEGVVHEALIAAVLTALMILLFLGSWRSTLIVVLSIPLSILVSIIILNALGHTLNTMTLGGMALAVGILVDDATVAIENIHRNLGQKKSFIRAIVDGAQEIAVPALVSTLCICIVFVPVAFITGAAKSLFIPLALAVVFAMLMSYVLSRTLVPTLVRLLLAREAEEHAPGHHEAPKSVFGRIFVRFNHAFDRLRTSYGKLLAWTLAHRVAFVGGFLLFVAASVSLFPLLGRDFFPRVDAGLIKLHVRGAPGTRLEESEHHFARIEDTIREVIPPREIETMIDNIGIPASGINLSLSEGALISSADGQILISLKKGHAPTEAYVQKLREKLNTSYPDSTFFFLPPDITTQVLNFGLPAPINVRVVGPIGKEEDTYAVAENLVARMKQIPGAVDVHLAQVLRRPQLRIEVDRTMADQMGLTQRDVASDILVSLSSSGQVSPSYWLDKRGVQYLVAVQTPQYAVGSVDALNATPLSTGDGRPQLLSNVAQVQRGTGPVNVTHYNVARTYDVQANVEGTDLGSVATAVSKLVDGMQGELPRGTKVTVTGQVESMDSSFRGLGYGLLFAIVLVYLLMVVNFQSWLDPFVILMALPGAIAGIAWMLFLTRTTLSVPALMGSIMCVGVATANSILVVTFANDQRAIGRDATSAALAAGMTRLRPVLMTALAMIIGMLPMSTGLGEGGEQNAPLGRAVIGGLLLATVTTLFFVPVMYSILRKKAPMTDPLTESL; from the coding sequence ATGTGGCTCGTCGTCACTGCGCTCAAGCGCCCATACACCTTCATCGTGATGTCGATGCTCATCGTCCTCACGGGGGTGTTCACCATCCTCCGGATGCCGACCGACATCTTTCCGGAGATCGACATCCCCGTGATCTCCGTGATCTTCAACTACGGCGGCTTGCCGCCCGAGGAGATGGAGAAGCGCGTCGTCAACAACTACGAGCGTTTCCTCACGACCATCGTCAACGACATCGAGCACGTCGAGAGCCAATCGCTCACGGGCATCGCGATCGTAAAAGTGTACCTCCAGCCCGGCGCGAGCGTCGAGGCCGCGACGGCGCAGATCACCGCGGCCTCGCAGGTCGCGATCCGCCAGATGCCGCCGGGCATGACGCCGCCGCTCGTCATCCGCTACAGCGCCTCCAACGTGCCGATCATGCAGGCCGCGCTGGAGAGCGAATCGCTGAGCGAGCAGCAGCTCTTCGACTACGGCGTCAACTTCATCCGCGCCGACATCGCGACCATCAAGGGCGTCCAGATCCCCTGGCCCTACGGCGGCAAGCAGCGCCAGATCATGGTCGACATCGATCCGGCGCGCCTCTACGCGTGGGGCCTGTCGCCGCGCGACGTGAACGCGGTCATTGGTCTGCAGAACGTCATCCTGCCGGCCGGCTCGGCGAAGATGGGGGAAAACGAGTACCCCGTCATCATGAACTCGAGCCCCGCCGCGCTCGAGGAGCTCGGCAACCTGCCGCTCAAGACCGTCGACGGCAAAACGATCTACGTGCGGGACGTCGCGAACATCCGTGACGGCAACGCGCCGCAGCAAAGCATGGTGCACGTCGGCGGCCAGCGCAGCGTGCTCATGACCATGCTGAAGGGCGGCAACGCGAGCACGCTCGACGTCGCCGGGCGCATCCGCGAGATGCTGCCGGGGACGATGGAGAAGCTGCCCAAGGACCTCCGGGCGACGCTCCTCTTCGATCAGTCGCTCTTCGTGCGCGCCGCCGTCGAGGGCGTCGTGCACGAGGCGCTCATCGCCGCCGTGCTCACGGCGCTGATGATCCTGCTCTTCCTCGGGAGCTGGAGGAGCACGCTCATCGTCGTGCTCTCGATCCCGCTCTCGATCCTGGTCTCGATCATCATCCTGAACGCCCTCGGCCACACGCTGAACACGATGACGCTCGGCGGCATGGCGCTCGCCGTCGGCATCCTCGTCGACGACGCCACGGTCGCGATCGAGAACATCCATCGAAACCTCGGCCAGAAGAAGTCGTTCATCCGCGCGATCGTCGACGGCGCCCAGGAGATCGCGGTCCCCGCGCTCGTCTCCACCTTGTGCATCTGCATCGTGTTCGTGCCGGTCGCGTTCATCACGGGCGCGGCGAAGTCGCTCTTCATCCCGCTCGCGCTGGCCGTCGTCTTCGCGATGCTCATGTCGTACGTCCTGTCCCGGACGCTCGTGCCCACGCTCGTCCGGCTCTTGCTGGCGCGCGAGGCCGAGGAACACGCCCCCGGCCATCACGAGGCGCCGAAGAGCGTGTTCGGCCGCATTTTCGTGCGGTTCAACCACGCCTTCGATCGGCTGCGCACGTCCTACGGAAAGCTCCTCGCGTGGACGCTCGCGCATCGCGTCGCGTTCGTGGGCGGCTTCCTCCTCTTCGTCGCCGCGTCCGTCTCGCTCTTCCCGCTCCTCGGGCGCGACTTCTTCCCGCGCGTCGACGCGGGGCTCATCAAGCTCCACGTCCGCGGCGCGCCGGGCACGCGCCTCGAAGAGAGCGAGCATCACTTCGCCCGCATCGAGGACACGATCCGCGAGGTCATCCCCCCGCGCGAGATCGAGACGATGATCGACAACATCGGCATCCCGGCGAGCGGCATCAACCTCTCGCTGAGCGAGGGCGCGCTCATCTCCTCGGCCGACGGGCAGATCCTGATCTCGCTGAAGAAGGGCCACGCGCCGACCGAGGCGTACGTCCAGAAGCTCCGCGAGAAGCTCAACACGAGCTACCCCGACTCGACCTTCTTCTTCCTCCCGCCCGACATCACGACGCAGGTCCTGAACTTCGGCCTCCCCGCCCCCATCAACGTCCGCGTCGTCGGGCCGATCGGCAAGGAAGAGGACACGTACGCCGTCGCGGAGAACCTCGTCGCGCGCATGAAGCAGATCCCTGGCGCGGTCGACGTCCACCTCGCCCAGGTCTTGCGCCGGCCGCAGCTCCGCATCGAGGTCGATCGGACGATGGCCGACCAGATGGGCCTTACGCAACGTGACGTCGCCAGCGACATCCTGGTCTCGCTCTCGTCGAGCGGGCAGGTCTCGCCGAGCTACTGGCTCGACAAACGCGGCGTGCAGTACCTCGTCGCCGTGCAGACGCCCCAGTACGCGGTGGGCTCGGTCGACGCCCTCAACGCGACGCCGCTCTCGACCGGCGACGGGAGGCCTCAGCTCCTCTCGAACGTCGCGCAGGTCCAGCGCGGCACCGGGCCCGTGAACGTCACGCACTACAACGTGGCGCGGACCTACGACGTCCAGGCGAACGTCGAGGGCACCGACCTCGGCTCCGTCGCGACTGCCGTCTCGAAGCTCGTCGACGGCATGCAGGGCGAGCTTCCGCGCGGGACGAAGGTGACCGTGACGGGGCAGGTCGAGAGCATGGACTCCTCGTTCCGCGGCCTCGGCTACGGGCTCTTGTTCGCGATCGTGCTCGTGTACCTGCTCATGGTCGTGAACTTCCAGTCGTGGCTCGATCCCTTCGTCATCCTGATGGCCCTGCCGGGCGCCATCGCGGGGATCGCGTGGATGCTCTTCCTCACGCGCACCACGCTGAGCGTGCCCGCGCTCATGGGATCGATCATGTGCGTCGGCGTGGCCACGGCGAACTCGATCCTCGTCGTGACCTTCGCCAACGACCAACGAGCGATCGGACGTGACGCAACGTCAGCAGCCCTCGCCGCGGGCATGACGCGCCTCCGGCCCGTCCTCATGACCGCGCTCGCCATGATCATCGGCATGCTCCCCATGTCGACGGGTCTCGGTGAGGGCGGCGAGCAGAACGCACCTCTCGGCCGCGCGGTCATCGGCGGCCTCCTCCTCGCGACGGTAACCACGCTTTTCTTCGTGCCGGTGATGTACAGCATCCTCCGCAAGAAAGCGCCCATGACGGATCCGCTGACGGAGTCGCTATGA
- a CDS encoding LysR family transcriptional regulator: protein MELRHLRYFLTVAEEKHFGRAARRLRMTQPPLSRQIQELEAELGFELFDRARRQVELTAAGVVFLGRIRGVLEGLDQAVHEARRASVGEIGRVAVGYISSLAYSGITDLLRAFHERFPGVEIALREMSPQAQLDAIKEGWIDVGLVRGLVDDASFASACVARDPLVVVLPDGHRLAEHKRIRLGMLAHEPFVIFPRQRGPAFFDQIMSLCRDAGFTPRIVQEAPQLDDIVSLVAAGFGVAIMPGSIRRAGRKGLAIRPIAGAPRATLYIVWRADDTAPALREFIGFVRSVFVKKKTAD from the coding sequence ATGGAACTGCGCCATCTGCGCTACTTCTTGACGGTCGCCGAGGAGAAACACTTCGGCCGCGCCGCGCGGAGGCTTCGGATGACGCAGCCCCCGCTGAGCCGGCAGATCCAGGAGCTCGAGGCCGAGCTCGGCTTCGAGCTCTTCGATCGCGCGCGGAGGCAGGTGGAGCTCACGGCCGCCGGCGTGGTGTTCCTCGGTCGTATTCGTGGCGTCCTCGAAGGGCTCGATCAGGCCGTGCACGAGGCCCGGCGCGCGAGCGTCGGGGAGATCGGGCGGGTGGCCGTGGGCTACATCTCGTCGCTGGCCTACAGCGGCATCACCGACCTTTTGCGCGCCTTTCACGAGCGGTTCCCGGGGGTCGAGATCGCCCTGCGCGAGATGTCGCCGCAGGCGCAGCTCGACGCCATCAAGGAGGGGTGGATCGACGTGGGCCTCGTGCGTGGATTGGTGGACGACGCGTCGTTCGCCTCCGCGTGCGTGGCGCGGGATCCGCTGGTGGTGGTGCTGCCGGACGGGCACCGGCTCGCCGAGCACAAACGGATCCGGCTCGGGATGCTCGCGCACGAGCCGTTCGTCATTTTCCCGCGGCAACGGGGCCCGGCGTTTTTTGATCAGATCATGTCGCTCTGCCGCGACGCCGGCTTCACGCCGCGGATCGTGCAGGAGGCGCCGCAGCTCGACGACATCGTGAGCCTCGTCGCCGCGGGGTTCGGCGTGGCGATCATGCCCGGCTCGATCCGCCGCGCCGGCCGCAAAGGCCTCGCCATCCGGCCCATCGCGGGCGCGCCGCGCGCGACGCTCTACATTGTATGGCGCGCCGACGACACAGCCCCGGCGCTCCGGGAGTTCATCGGCTTCGTGCGGAGTGTGTTCGTGAAGAAAAAGACCGCCGATTAA
- a CDS encoding alkaline phosphatase D family protein — MDSPLPITGSYSTTFGTLRLEARGDKVTGQYTHQEGSVVGTLQGNSLRGTWVQKGNASEGTFSFEFDRGANGFRGTWEGGGSGPWNGVRLELAPADRGGFPGGWNSLTEGPLLAGPMIGEVSTQGAWIWAQARCTSPLTLVVATPDGEVSRIARTPAWNEWLCQVFHVEGLRPGVPYTYWFESTHGKTPARPLSLAPAPDTRAVRIAFGSCLCFYHHTDLPILEAIERDAPACLAMIGDNTYYYSFDWQSEHAMMLAQLRARNNPSFRRLVSALPTVGVWDDHDFGPNDADNRFSGKDMAFRAFRRSWANARWGTNGTAGVFSSVRMGPAELFLLDSRWYRNQPAHTLLGESQLVWLVESLARSTAPVKIIASPTQVLADAAVAKEWECFRRDAPQELEGLLGEIEARDIRGVVFVSGDLHMANLFHQEGRDLHGRRGPEWWELTTSPLANDPWMESIAGKDRYLVAEVVDRCNYGLIDVDLDRAGSEVLLVCKDEKGRVLFDQPIALPTLAVRR; from the coding sequence ATGGATTCACCGCTTCCCATCACGGGATCCTATTCCACCACGTTCGGCACGCTGCGGCTCGAAGCGCGCGGCGACAAAGTGACAGGCCAATACACCCACCAGGAGGGCTCCGTCGTGGGCACACTCCAGGGGAATTCGCTCCGCGGCACCTGGGTGCAGAAAGGGAACGCGAGCGAGGGGACGTTTTCCTTCGAATTCGATCGCGGCGCCAATGGGTTCCGCGGCACCTGGGAGGGCGGCGGCAGCGGCCCCTGGAACGGCGTGCGGCTCGAGCTCGCGCCCGCGGATCGGGGCGGCTTTCCCGGCGGCTGGAACAGCCTCACCGAGGGCCCGCTCCTCGCCGGACCGATGATCGGCGAGGTCTCCACGCAGGGCGCGTGGATCTGGGCCCAGGCCCGCTGCACCTCGCCCCTCACGCTCGTGGTCGCGACGCCCGACGGCGAGGTCTCCCGCATCGCCCGGACGCCCGCCTGGAATGAATGGCTCTGCCAGGTCTTCCACGTCGAGGGTCTACGCCCCGGCGTCCCCTACACCTACTGGTTCGAAAGCACGCACGGAAAGACGCCGGCGCGGCCGCTCTCGCTCGCCCCTGCCCCCGACACGCGCGCCGTGCGCATCGCGTTCGGCTCGTGCCTCTGCTTCTACCATCACACCGATCTCCCCATCCTCGAGGCCATCGAGCGCGACGCGCCGGCCTGCCTCGCGATGATCGGCGACAACACCTATTATTATTCGTTCGACTGGCAAAGCGAGCACGCCATGATGCTCGCCCAGCTCCGCGCCCGCAACAATCCCTCGTTCCGGCGCCTCGTCTCCGCGTTGCCGACCGTCGGCGTATGGGACGACCACGATTTCGGCCCCAACGACGCCGACAATCGGTTCTCCGGCAAGGACATGGCGTTCCGCGCGTTCCGCCGCTCCTGGGCCAATGCCCGCTGGGGCACGAACGGGACCGCCGGCGTGTTCTCCTCGGTGCGCATGGGCCCGGCCGAGCTCTTCCTCCTCGACAGCCGCTGGTATCGGAATCAGCCCGCGCATACCCTGCTCGGCGAGTCGCAGCTCGTCTGGCTCGTCGAATCCCTCGCCCGGAGCACCGCGCCCGTCAAGATCATCGCCTCGCCCACGCAGGTCCTGGCCGACGCCGCGGTCGCGAAGGAATGGGAATGCTTCCGCCGCGACGCCCCCCAGGAGCTCGAAGGGTTGCTCGGCGAAATCGAGGCGCGTGACATCCGCGGCGTCGTCTTCGTCAGCGGCGATCTGCACATGGCGAACCTCTTCCACCAGGAGGGACGCGATTTGCACGGCCGCCGCGGGCCCGAATGGTGGGAGCTCACCACGAGCCCGCTCGCGAACGATCCGTGGATGGAGTCGATCGCCGGCAAGGATCGATACCTCGTCGCCGAGGTCGTCGATCGCTGCAATTACGGGCTCATCGACGTCGATCTCGATCGCGCGGGCTCCGAGGTCCTGCTCGTTTGCAAGGACGAGAAGGGCCGTGTCCTCTTCGATCAGCCGATCGCGCTCCCGACGCTCGCGGTCCGTCGTTAA
- a CDS encoding PAS domain-containing protein, with protein sequence MSDRTPSAYLAFLSSQEREVCAAISRDAAAEIPFLGKAGEAETTTWVEGAAATTIRVLAGEAEASAITAHFVDLARRGATAEEVVRAVTLCRRHWLRVSLRALAEHPFAAEGIERLSGCFDTAFEAIGRHYAEVAAARCRDGAARFRSLVGAIGNVIVIIDEDGRISEWNGEAERIYGCSRDEALGKEYVGTFLPPEVHESVRADMRKVLAGEPTRHGENPVIARDGTVRLLQWNVDRVLDGEGRAVAIVASGYDVTAHREDQDRLERSRAEVQAILDNAPIVVFVKDLEGRFTFVNRQFDDLFGFSRGWTLGKRDADFLPPEAAQQNRDNDREALAAGRPLNSEEIIPGKDGIHVYMASKFPLFDEDGAPYAVCGIALDITSRKRAEEEREQLAQRIIEAQHTALRALSTPLLPIASGVVLMPLVGAIDAARAGLVLETLLDGVGAHRAEVAILDITGLREVDAEVATGLVQAAQAAALLGAEVVLTGVRPAAARTIIELGVDMRGIKTLSSLQQGVTHAITRTRGRR encoded by the coding sequence ATGAGCGATCGCACGCCGAGCGCGTATCTCGCGTTCCTTTCGAGCCAGGAGCGCGAGGTCTGCGCCGCGATTTCCCGGGACGCAGCGGCAGAGATCCCGTTCCTCGGGAAGGCAGGCGAGGCCGAGACCACAACGTGGGTCGAGGGGGCTGCGGCGACCACGATCCGCGTGCTCGCCGGCGAGGCCGAGGCCAGCGCGATCACGGCCCATTTCGTGGATCTCGCGCGGCGGGGCGCGACGGCCGAGGAGGTCGTCCGGGCGGTCACCCTCTGCCGGCGCCATTGGCTGCGCGTTTCGCTCCGCGCGCTCGCCGAGCACCCGTTCGCGGCCGAGGGGATCGAACGCCTGTCGGGGTGCTTCGACACGGCCTTCGAGGCCATCGGCCGGCACTACGCCGAGGTCGCCGCGGCGCGATGCCGGGACGGCGCGGCGCGCTTTCGCAGCCTCGTCGGCGCGATCGGCAACGTCATCGTGATCATCGACGAGGACGGTCGCATTTCCGAGTGGAATGGGGAGGCCGAGCGCATTTATGGTTGCTCCAGGGACGAGGCGCTCGGCAAGGAGTACGTGGGCACGTTCCTGCCGCCCGAGGTCCACGAGAGCGTGCGGGCCGACATGCGCAAGGTGCTCGCGGGTGAGCCGACGCGGCACGGCGAGAACCCGGTCATCGCGCGCGACGGGACGGTCCGGCTCCTCCAGTGGAACGTCGATCGTGTGCTCGACGGCGAGGGCCGCGCCGTCGCCATCGTGGCGAGCGGCTACGACGTGACCGCGCATCGGGAAGACCAGGACCGGCTCGAACGCAGCCGCGCCGAGGTCCAGGCCATTCTCGACAACGCGCCCATCGTCGTTTTCGTCAAGGACCTCGAAGGCCGCTTCACCTTCGTCAACCGCCAATTCGACGATCTCTTCGGCTTCTCCCGCGGGTGGACCCTCGGCAAGCGCGACGCGGATTTCCTTCCGCCCGAGGCCGCCCAGCAGAACCGCGACAACGACCGCGAAGCGCTCGCGGCGGGGCGCCCGCTCAACAGCGAGGAGATCATTCCGGGCAAGGACGGCATTCACGTCTACATGGCCTCGAAGTTCCCGCTCTTCGACGAGGACGGGGCGCCGTACGCCGTCTGCGGGATCGCCCTCGACATCACCTCGCGCAAGCGCGCCGAAGAGGAGCGGGAGCAGCTCGCCCAGCGCATCATCGAGGCGCAACACACGGCGCTGCGGGCGCTCTCGACGCCGCTCTTGCCGATCGCGAGCGGGGTCGTGCTCATGCCGCTCGTCGGGGCCATCGACGCGGCGCGGGCCGGGCTCGTGCTGGAGACGTTGCTCGACGGCGTGGGCGCCCATCGGGCCGAGGTCGCGATCCTCGACATCACGGGCCTGCGGGAGGTCGACGCCGAGGTCGCGACGGGCCTCGTGCAGGCAGCGCAGGCGGCGGCGCTGCTCGGGGCGGAGGTCGTGCTCACGGGCGTACGGCCTGCGGCGGCGCGCACGATCATCGAGCTCGGCGTCGACATGCGCGGAATCAAGACGCTGAGCAGCTTGCAGCAGGGCGTGACGCACGCGATCACGCGCACCCGCGGCCGCCGCTGA
- a CDS encoding RNA polymerase sigma factor has product MTTVGTTREGGEGVDWTLSSPLSVAPVDGEAAARFRAIRDEHFEFVWRSVRRLGVPDADVDDAAQQVFIVLSRRLEEIAPGSERAFLFGTAMRVAMQVRRTVRRRGEVSLSGEDEAPGLPLEPPDTGPDAEELLAQRRARAMLDEVLESLPLDVRAVFVLFELEEMRVPEIASLLGIPLGTAASRLRRGRELFQAELSRIQARKKRSIR; this is encoded by the coding sequence ATGACGACTGTGGGGACCACGCGGGAGGGCGGCGAGGGGGTGGATTGGACCCTCTCGTCGCCGCTCTCGGTTGCCCCGGTGGATGGGGAGGCTGCGGCGCGCTTCCGGGCGATTCGGGATGAGCATTTCGAGTTTGTTTGGCGCTCGGTGCGCCGCCTCGGGGTGCCGGATGCCGACGTGGACGATGCTGCGCAACAGGTCTTCATCGTCCTGAGCCGACGGCTCGAGGAGATTGCTCCTGGCAGTGAGCGGGCCTTCCTGTTTGGGACGGCGATGCGTGTGGCCATGCAGGTCCGGCGAACGGTGCGGCGCCGGGGCGAGGTCTCGCTTTCGGGGGAGGATGAGGCGCCGGGGCTTCCGCTGGAGCCGCCGGATACGGGGCCTGATGCGGAGGAGCTGCTTGCGCAGCGGCGGGCTCGGGCGATGCTGGACGAGGTCCTGGAGTCGCTGCCGCTCGACGTGCGTGCGGTCTTCGTCCTGTTCGAGCTTGAAGAGATGCGGGTCCCGGAGATTGCGAGCTTGCTTGGGATCCCGCTCGGGACGGCGGCGTCTCGCCTGCGCCGTGGCCGTGAGCTCTTCCAGGCGGAGCTCTCGCGGATCCAGGCGCGCAAGAAACGGAGCATTCGATGA
- a CDS encoding choice-of-anchor L domain-containing protein translates to MQNRLALSTLSLSLASLLVLAACGSTVAEGGGGDGDGGTGAAPDPDTSSSSSGTPTAGPGGSGGTGGTGGTGGTGGSGGSGGGTGGSGGAPPDDFGPPKCDDNLALDDADPYNAAKAIEICKLSNGPNSWGLIEAKWVLPDGSDIPVGSEANYALGHAIYDSFGPNVATRKGDRMLGISNGAARRPTDPNYTAPSGGFAKNYTHDAPDGFPKPSPACPGVITGQPYDGVALEVTLRAPNVAHGFAFDFTYYTAEYPAFTCSTFNDAFVALLSPTPAGQTDDNISFDSLGNFISVNNVFLDVCSSPSCAFGPGQLTGTGFENNGATGWLTTSAPITGGDTFTLRFATYDNGDAIMDSATLIDHFRWSTQPASVVATERPME, encoded by the coding sequence ATGCAAAATCGACTTGCTCTTTCCACGTTGTCGCTCTCGCTTGCGTCCTTGCTCGTGCTCGCCGCGTGCGGCAGCACCGTCGCCGAGGGCGGCGGCGGCGACGGCGACGGCGGCACTGGCGCGGCCCCCGATCCCGACACCTCGAGCAGCAGCTCCGGCACCCCGACGGCGGGCCCCGGCGGCAGCGGCGGCACAGGCGGCACGGGTGGGACGGGTGGCACAGGTGGCTCGGGTGGCTCGGGCGGCGGGACGGGCGGCTCGGGTGGCGCGCCGCCCGACGATTTCGGCCCCCCCAAGTGCGACGACAACCTCGCCCTCGACGACGCCGATCCGTACAACGCCGCCAAGGCGATCGAGATCTGCAAATTGTCGAATGGCCCGAATAGCTGGGGCCTCATCGAGGCCAAGTGGGTGCTGCCCGACGGCTCGGACATCCCGGTGGGCTCCGAGGCGAACTATGCCCTCGGCCACGCCATCTACGACAGCTTCGGCCCCAACGTGGCCACGCGCAAAGGCGACCGCATGCTCGGCATCTCCAATGGCGCCGCGCGCCGCCCGACCGATCCCAATTACACGGCCCCGAGCGGCGGCTTCGCCAAGAATTACACGCACGACGCGCCCGACGGCTTCCCGAAGCCCTCGCCGGCCTGCCCCGGCGTCATCACGGGCCAGCCCTACGACGGCGTGGCCCTCGAGGTCACGCTCCGTGCTCCGAACGTCGCGCACGGCTTCGCCTTCGACTTCACCTACTACACCGCCGAGTACCCGGCCTTTACCTGCTCCACCTTCAACGACGCCTTCGTCGCCTTGCTCTCGCCGACGCCCGCGGGCCAGACCGACGACAACATCTCCTTCGACTCCCTGGGCAACTTCATCAGCGTGAACAACGTCTTCCTCGACGTCTGCAGCAGCCCGAGCTGCGCGTTCGGCCCGGGGCAGCTCACGGGCACGGGCTTCGAGAACAACGGCGCCACCGGCTGGCTCACGACCTCCGCGCCCATCACGGGCGGTGACACCTTCACCCTGCGCTTTGCCACCTACGACAACGGCGACGCGATCATGGACAGCGCCACCCTCATCGACCACTTCCGCTGGAGCACGCAGCCGGCCAGCGTCGTAGCCACCGAACGCCCGATGGAGTGA
- a CDS encoding choice-of-anchor L domain-containing protein, which yields MRTRPLPLSLLSALAALAALAAACGQFVSLGGGSGSGGAGGGPDSGDPESSSTSDGSSVTTSATTGNGGGGSGAGGEGGASSSSGSGSGSGGNGGSGTSPCDDDLALDDADPFHAAQAIEICTLAAGPDSAGLQDARWVLPDGDPIPSGYDLPYALGHGLFDGFGPNVLPRAGKRLLALSSGAARRPGDPGYTTPMAGYTKNYSHAAPEGFPKSSPACPGVLTGQPYDGVALEVTLRAPMGTVGFSFEFNYYTTEFPAFTCSTFNDAFVALLSPPPPGQTDGNISFDGQGNVISVNNVFLEVCACQGGPPCSVGGAVYPCSLGTSELLGTGYDSGSGNGATGWLTTTAPMQGGKTFTIRFAVYDSGDAVLDSATLIDHFRWISTGEPVVKTYRPVPP from the coding sequence ATGCGCACAAGGCCCCTCCCGCTCTCCCTCCTGTCCGCGCTCGCCGCGCTCGCCGCGCTTGCCGCTGCCTGCGGCCAATTCGTCTCGCTCGGCGGCGGCAGCGGCAGCGGGGGAGCGGGCGGCGGCCCCGATTCGGGGGATCCCGAAAGCAGCAGCACGAGCGACGGTAGCTCCGTGACCACGAGCGCCACGACCGGGAACGGCGGTGGCGGCAGCGGCGCCGGCGGGGAGGGCGGGGCGTCGTCGTCCAGCGGCAGCGGCAGCGGCAGCGGTGGAAATGGCGGCAGCGGGACCTCGCCGTGCGACGACGACCTCGCGCTCGACGACGCGGATCCGTTCCATGCCGCGCAGGCCATCGAGATCTGCACGCTCGCCGCGGGCCCGGACAGCGCGGGCTTGCAGGATGCGCGCTGGGTGCTCCCCGACGGCGACCCCATTCCCTCGGGATACGACCTCCCTTATGCGCTCGGGCACGGCCTCTTCGACGGTTTTGGCCCGAACGTGCTCCCGCGGGCTGGAAAACGATTGCTCGCGCTCTCCAGCGGCGCCGCCCGCCGTCCCGGCGATCCCGGCTACACGACCCCGATGGCCGGGTATACCAAGAACTACTCGCACGCCGCGCCGGAGGGGTTTCCGAAAAGCTCGCCGGCGTGCCCCGGCGTCCTCACGGGCCAGCCCTATGACGGCGTGGCCCTGGAGGTGACACTCCGCGCCCCGATGGGCACCGTGGGCTTCTCATTCGAATTCAACTATTACACCACCGAGTTCCCGGCCTTTACCTGCTCCACCTTCAATGACGCCTTCGTCGCGTTGCTCTCGCCGCCGCCGCCGGGACAAACCGACGGCAACATTTCCTTCGACGGCCAGGGCAACGTCATCAGCGTGAACAACGTCTTTCTGGAGGTGTGCGCCTGCCAGGGCGGCCCGCCCTGCAGCGTCGGCGGCGCGGTCTATCCTTGCAGCCTCGGCACGAGCGAGCTTTTGGGGACGGGATACGATTCGGGGTCGGGGAACGGCGCCACGGGCTGGCTCACCACCACCGCGCCAATGCAGGGGGGCAAGACGTTCACCATCCGTTTCGCCGTCTACGATTCCGGCGACGCCGTGCTCGACAGCGCCACGCTCATCGACCATTTCCGCTGGATCAGCACGGGCGAGCCGGTCGTGAAGACCTACCGGCCCGTGCCTCCGTGA